Part of the Microbacterium immunditiarum genome is shown below.
CGCCGATGCGGTCGATCTTGCCTTCGGCGCGTAGCTCGTGAAGGGTCTCCAGCCAGCCGAGCTCCTGCATGCCACGCGGCATCCAGCAGTGCAGCTGGTAGAGGTCTATGCGCTCGACGCCAAGGCGGTGCAGGGACTGCTCGGTCTGGGCGCGAAGGTACTCGGGACGGTAGGCGGCGGCGATGTCCGGGTCGTCGACCGAGGGGTTCGGCCACTCGGGCGGCTGCACCTTCGTGGCGACGTAGACGCGCTCGCCGCCCCACTCGCGCAGCGAGCGGCCGACCACCTCCTCGCTATGGCCGGAGCCGTACATCTCTGCGGTGTCGACGAAGTTGATACCACGCTCGTAGGCGTCGAGCAGGGCGCGGACGGAGGCGTCGTCGTCGACGGGCCCCCACTGCCCGCCGAGTTGCCAGGCACCGAACGACACCTCGCTGATCTCCCACCCTGTGCGACCGAACGGTCGGCGATGAACGGTCATGTGCTGGTGCGCTCCTTCACGCTCGGGGACGCGCGCACTGCGCGCGGCGACGCACGCAAGTGCGCGCGACGCTCTCGAATCTACGAAGCCCGGATGCCCGGCGGAGGGCGCCGGAACGCGGAAACATGGATTGGACGAGCAGGGCCCGCCGCAGGATCACGGCCGTACGGTGTCGCGGGCGAACTGGGTGGGCGCGACCCCGTACGCCCGCCGGAACGCACGCGAGAAGTAGAGCGGGTCGGGGTAACCGACGAGCTGCGCCACTTCGCTCACCCTCATGCCGGTGGTGCGCAGAAGGCTGCCGGCCTCGCGCATGCGGACGTGTCGGATCCACGCCTGCATGGACTCACCGGTGTGTCGGGTGAACAACCGCTGCGCGGTCGTCTCGCTGCACCTGGCGGCCTCGGCGACCCGGGCGACGGTCAGCGGCTCGGCGATGTGATGGCGGATGAACGTCATCATGAGCTCGAGCGAGCCGGGCACCGCGGTCTGCTGCGAGTGGCTGTCGGCCCAGGCGGCGTTCTCGAACAGGATGAGCCGGCCGAGCGCCCGGAAGTACTCTTCATCGAAGGCGCCCTCGCCGAGCCGCTCGATCGCGATGGTGCCGAACTCGGTGATGCGTCGGGCCGCGGCGTTCCGCATGGTCGACAGCCCTGGGCGGAACGCCGCGGCGTCGCCATGCCTCGCCGGGTCGTCGAGCAGCGGGTCGCCCGGGAGATGGGCGACCCGCGGGATGACGGGCGCCGAACGGTCGTAGCGGGGCACGACGTGCAGGGTGCCAATATGGAACGGCCCGCGCCGATTGGCCTGGTACTCGACGTGATGGTGCCACGGCAGCCGCACGACGTGCTGCCCTTCGACCGTCCAGCTCTGCCCGCCGGCGCGGATCTCACCGCCGCCGCTCACGATCCAGATGAACGAGACGCTCAGCACGTGCGGGTTCACGATCTGCTCGCCCGAGGTGAAGCGGTACCAGTTCGCCCCGACGACCACGGGGTCGTCGTCGGGGTGCAACAGCGTCACATCGACCATGGTAGGTCGCACGAGCGTCAGGCGGCGGCCCCCAGTCGAACCGTCACGGTGCCCGCCTCGTATACGGCGACGGGGTGCGCGAAGGGCTGTGGGGTGAGCTGCTCAGCGTCGACGAGCGCGAGCTCGGGGAACGACTCGAGCAGGGCGGTGATCGCCTCGCGGATCTCGACCCGGGCGATCTGCTGGCCGATGCATCCGTGGATTCCGTAGCCGAAGCCGAGGTGGCCGAACGCATCGCGGGTGACATCGAACTCCTCGGAGCGCGCGCCCCAGTGGCCGGGGTCGCGGTTCGCCGCGACCGGCGAGACCGACACCGAGGTGCCGGCCGGGATGCGCGTGCCCTCGACCTCGACATCTTCGAGTGCGGTGCGGGCGAAGAGCGTCACGAACATGGCGCCGACGCGCATGAACTCCTCGACGGCGGGGCGGATCTGCGCGGGGTCGGCACGGAGGATCGCGAGCTGCTCGGGGTTCGTCAGCAACGCGACGGAGGCGGTCGCGATGAGGTAGGCGACGGAGTCGCGGCCGGCCCCCATGAGGAGGCGCAGCAGCGCCTCGATCTCGACGCGATCGAGCTC
Proteins encoded:
- a CDS encoding helix-turn-helix domain-containing protein — protein: MTLLHPDDDPVVVGANWYRFTSGEQIVNPHVLSVSFIWIVSGGGEIRAGGQSWTVEGQHVVRLPWHHHVEYQANRRGPFHIGTLHVVPRYDRSAPVIPRVAHLPGDPLLDDPARHGDAAAFRPGLSTMRNAAARRITEFGTIAIERLGEGAFDEEYFRALGRLILFENAAWADSHSQQTAVPGSLELMMTFIRHHIAEPLTVARVAEAARCSETTAQRLFTRHTGESMQAWIRHVRMREAGSLLRTTGMRVSEVAQLVGYPDPLYFSRAFRRAYGVAPTQFARDTVRP